The following are encoded in a window of Salmo trutta chromosome 27, fSalTru1.1, whole genome shotgun sequence genomic DNA:
- the LOC115164913 gene encoding arrestin domain-containing protein 3, with amino-acid sequence MLATIKNISVTYDGVGKTFSSGDFISGRITLELGKDCKIDCLSIKAKGKSEVRWTEHHNKTTVTYHSKDKMFSIEQFIIREQKGQDCNVVAPGTHVYPFTIQIPQQAMPSSFKGAWGKILYTLEAKLSRSMRISSKARAEFPFVSKADLGSIPELMIPQHGTKDKKMKLFTSGKVGMDIHIERMGYYLGEDLKVVASIENSSSREIKPKYTLYQKDSFFARGKRRVSTKDILKELGEPIPPSGKLKVTKVLKIPQHIVPSIFTCSNIKCEYRLKIVLDVPYARDPEIKLPLVILPATQTPGLQPPPYSDFGFDSFGNANQPGWNSTPQFPTAPTAYPPTAPGAYPPTAPGAYPPTAPGAYPPMAPGAFAPPPAYGMYPSLSDFGGKS; translated from the exons ATGTTGGCTACCATAAAGAACATTTCCGTAACCTACGACGGTGTAGGCAAAACCTTTAGCAGCGGCGACTTCATTTCGGGGCGAATAACGTTGGAATTAGGAAAAGATTGCAAAATAGATTGTCTTTCCATAAAAGCGAAGGGAAAGTCAGAGGTCCGTTGGACAGAACATCATAATAAGACAACTGTAACTTACCATTCCAAGGACAAGATGTTCAGCATTGAACAATTTATCATTCGAGAACAAAAAGGCCAAG ATTGTAATGTCGTAGCTCCTGGAACTCACGTTTACCCATTCACAATTCAGATCCCTCAGCA AGCAATGCCATCATCCTTCAAAGGCGCCTGGGGGAAAATCCTATATACGTTAGAGGCCAAGTTGAGCAGATCAATGAGGATATCCAGCAAAGCCAGGGCTGAGTTCCCCTTTGTCTCCAAGGCAGACCTGGGTAGCATCCCTGAGCTGATG ATACCTCAGCATGGAACCAAGGATAAAAAGATGAAGTTATTCACCTCAGGAAAAGTGGGAATGGACATTCACATAGAGAGAATGGGCTACTACTTAG GTGAAGACCTAAAGGTTGTGGCGTCCATTGAGAACAGCTCCTCTCGTGAGATCAAGCCCAAGTATACCCTGTACCAGAAGGACAGCTTCTTTGCGAGGGGAAAGAGGAGGGTGTCCACTAAAGACATCCTGAAAGAGCTGGGAGAGCCCATCCCACCATCTGGGAAACTGAAAGTCACTAAAGTCCTAAAAATCCCACAGCACATTGTTCCATCCATCTTCACCTGCAGTAATATTAAATGCGAGTACAGGCTGaag ATCGTCCTGGATGTTCCCTACGCCAGAGACCCAGAAATCAAATTGCCACTGGTCATCCTCCCTGCAACTCAAACGCCTGGACTGCAGCCGCCACCTTACTCTGATTTTGGTTTTGACTCGTTTGGGAACGCAAACCAACCCGGGTGGAACAGCACACCACAATTTCCGACAGCCCCGACAGCCTATCCACCAACGGCCCCAGGAGCCTATCCACCAACGGCCCCGGGAGCCTATCCACCAACGGCCCCAGGAGCCTATCCACCAATGGCCCCAGGAGCTTTTGCGCCTCCTCCAGCCTACGGAATGTACCCATCCCTGTCTGATTTTGGTGGTAAATCCTAG